In a single window of the Schistocerca americana isolate TAMUIC-IGC-003095 chromosome X, iqSchAmer2.1, whole genome shotgun sequence genome:
- the LOC124556453 gene encoding flocculation protein FLO11-like has translation MAALALPVILVCLSRTALAGVFGLPPFAYVAPPLPYYQHYSAQPAVATHYSAQPAVATHYSAQPAISQTHYSYSPPPENRFQGFYYRTAFLDGSADSQVLFVTGPEVRQLLSEASQFTRLLASGGAENATDGGPAFRSLAERAKAAAESSVVFPAATAPLLGGSIPLDAFLPPWARGLPDAAAAAGADAAAGGEADNSTSSSSSDSTQDSAAPAEAGPNSEASSRSEVIVPAVETNSIADTPQPVPDVAVSSTSAPAVEPAASPSAPAASEVASAAPSTEQASPSPTTEVAPASSSTEVAPASSSTEVAPASSSTEMAPASSSEAPVSSTEAAPSESGGETTSPAAVDSGASPVATEPSPIASVDTASSTSAPAAAEEASTSTGSSEVTPSVVVITEASSGDSTENGGSSPASTERAPSESSETTSPDSASSTTAPQGSAETSTLSEAASDSSESTTNSSSGTEQLATS, from the coding sequence GTGATCCTAGTGTGCTTGTCGCGCACGGCGCTGGCCGGCGTGTTCGGTCTGCCCCCCTTCGCGTACGTGGCGCCGCCGCTGCCCTACTACCAGCACTACTCCGCTCAACCGGCAGTGGCGACTCACTACTCGGCCCAGCCCGCAGTCGCCACTCACTACTCCGCGCAGCCCGCCATCTCGCAGACGCACTACTCCTACTCGCCTCCGCCGGAGAACCGCTTCCAGGGCTTCTACTACCGCACCGCTTTCCTCGACGGCTCCGCTGACAGCCAGGTGCTGTTCGTGACCGGGCCGGAGGTGCGTCAGCTGCTGAGCGAGGCGTCGCAGTTTACGCGGCTGCTGGCGTCTGGCGGGGCGGAGAACGCGACAGATGGGGGCCCCGCCTTCAGGTCGCTGGCAGAGCGAGCCAAGGCCGCCGCGGAGAGCTCCGTGGTGTTCCCGGCGGCCACTGCGCCGCTGCTGGGCGGCTCCATCCCACTGGACGCTTTCCTGCCGCCGTGGGCGCGCGGCCTACCcgacgcagccgcagccgccggtgCCGACGCAGCCGCTGGCGGCGAAGCTGACAATTCCACGAGTTCCAGCAGCTCGGACAGCACACAGGACAGCGCCGCACCTGCCGAAGCGGGTCCAAACTCCGAAGCGAGTAGCCGCTCCGAAGTGATCGTGCCGGCGGTAGAGACCAACAGCATCGCCGATACACCCCAGCCGGTCCCCGACGTGGCCGTCTCCTCCACTTCGGCTCCAGCTGTGGAACCGGCAGCCAGCCCATCCGCACCCGCCGCCTCCGAAGTAGCCTCTGCGGCACCGAGTACCGAACAGGCATCGCCTTCACCCACTACAGAAGTGGCACCCGCTTCCAGCAGTACAGAAGTGGCACCCGCTTCCAGCAGTACAGAAGTGGCACCCGCTTCCAGCAGTACCGAAATGGCACCTGCTTCCAGCAGTGAAGCCCCAGTATCCAGCACTGAAGCGGCACCCTCCGAATCTGGCGGAGAAACCACTTCGCCTGCTGCTGTAGACAGCGGTGCGAGTCCAGTCGCCACAGAACCCAGTCCCATTGCTTCTGTCGATACTGCTTCCTCTACAAGTGCTCCTGCTGCCGCGGAAGAAGCTTCGACCTCCACTGGATCATCGGAAGTCACTCCATCTGTTGTCGTTATCACAGAGGCTTCTTCTGGTGACTCGACTGAAAATGGTGGATCCTCACCCGCCTCTACCGAACGTGCTCCGTCCGAATCTTCTGAAACTACTAGCCCAGACAGCGCTTCCAGCACCACTGCCCCTCAAGGATCAGCTGAAACGAGTACACTCTCAGAGGCAGCTAGTGACAGCTCCGAATCTACCACTAACTCTAGCAGTGGCACGGAGCAATTAGCTACGAGTTAG